The following proteins are co-located in the Silene latifolia isolate original U9 population chromosome 1, ASM4854445v1, whole genome shotgun sequence genome:
- the LOC141643158 gene encoding uncharacterized protein LOC141643158, with protein MGKWIWRITETADSVWVQWNTKYHVKGSSIWTTTSKPYHSESWKGLLLVRDLLVQTAGGIVEAQALLHSCVQGGTYQVTKMYDILRLKYPRVKWSRVIWNSTAIPKHNFISSLAAQFKLPTVDYLGSRGLHLVNWCTLCKNANETQGHLFFKCQFSASIWNGLMTWLKIRGRTVNLWQELRWSTQRKTQKHWKMGLLRCCLTAAVYSIWLERNSRIFRDKEMTVGVLLRQIQYVVSVRMLYKYGTHSDEILGLLNYAS; from the coding sequence ATGGGGAAGTGGATTTGGAGAATAACTGAGACTGCTGATTCTGTCTGGGTCCAATGGAATACCAAATATCATGTTAAAGGAAGTAGCATTTGGACCACTACTTCTAAACCTTACCATTCAGAAAGCTGGAAAGGGCTCTTACTAGTAAGGGATCTTCTAGTTCAGACTGCTGGGGGTATTGTTGAAGCCCAAGCATTGCTTCATAGCTGTGTACAGGGTGGGACTTACCAGGTGACAAAAATGTATGACATTCTGAGACTGAAGTATCCTAGGGTCAAATGGAGCAGGGTAATATGGAACTCTACTGCTATTCCCAAACACAATTTCATTAGTTCACTTGCCGCACAGTTCAAGCTCCCTACAGTGGACTATCTTGGTTCTAGAGGGCTTCACTTAGTCAACTGGTGTACTCTGTGCAAGAATGCTAATGAGACTCAAGGCCACTTATTCTTTAAATGTCAATTTTCTGCTagcatttggaatggtctgatGACTTGGCTAAAGATTCGAGGTCGCACTGTTAACCTGTGGCAGGAACTAAGGTGGAGTACTCAGAGGAAGACTCAGAAGCATTGGAAAATGGGGCTGCTCAGATGCTGCCTGACTGCTGCAGTTTACTCCATTTGGTTGGAGCGAAACTCCAGAATTTTTAGAGATAAAGAGATGACGGTTGGTGTCTTACTAAGGCAAATTCAGTATGTTGTCAGTGTAAGGATGTTGTATAAGTATGGGACTCATAGTGACGAGATCTTGGGACTGTTAAATTATGCTAGCTAG